The following proteins come from a genomic window of Dreissena polymorpha isolate Duluth1 chromosome 1, UMN_Dpol_1.0, whole genome shotgun sequence:
- the LOC127836907 gene encoding E3 ubiquitin-protein ligase TRIM56-like isoform X4 encodes MLDLMALEEAFRRRQDRERYHTTAVDSNTIKEIAASSGIMTTSAGSGKLAQEIHDEFLTCKICLEGYKSPKCLECLHTFCEQCIDNHVMSECTYKKYSDYREFTCPLCRKRTQLPIGGVKKLPDNFLVSNLSELVVRQRPSKFPFCDICKLVNRKHREAASKCLDCNKLLCKTCVDLHRETKVTKNHSIFDCEIEKDIECKEHKDEAVRFYCEPCDACICVLCTFNEHKDHEITSFTDAVVKYKENIQTLLDSCKSKIDVYDTQLITLAKCESLIKAAEQKIRDTAIQFIADVRSREKELIDDLHSLYGAELMKNVDKRDELQVNLEGLKSTCSLTEIVLKGKDIELLLLKKQVQEKLTTLGGIELGTLPDSVTKEVTFNPGMLELGTLEDHGTPRQSVNRTLSMPGTMRKGHQRSACVQTDKEEPPPKPRRIDQQIQTEVEEKEEESEAESVFSNHEEKSTETELVETSEKGVNTRSRSLVHSVQSSSSAENTVDGQNGVQESPTSPQEHRRHRRRRERSRNEVSGPMTATITNVVPQVPSSRAPVLSYSSSIDDNYYSPDGGNSNNTTGQYKSFSAYPLDTPETNFGF; translated from the exons ATGTTGGATTTAATGGCTCTGGAAGAAGC GTTTCGGCGGCGTCAGGACCGCGAACGCTATCACACTACAGCTGTAGATTCAAACACGATCAAGGAAATTGCAGCATCGTCCGGCATTATGACGACTTCCGCCGGAAGTGGAAAGCTCGCGCAGGAAATCCACGATGAGTTTCTGACGTGCAAGATCTGCCTCGAAGGCTATAAGAGTCCGAAGTGTCTAGAGTGCCTTCACACGTTCTGCGAGCAATGCATCGACAACCACGTGATGTCCGAGTGCACGTACAAGAAGTACAGCGACTACCGTGAGTTCACGTGCCCACTGTGCCGGAAGAGGACCCAGCTTCCCATCGGCGGAGTTAAGAAACTCCCGGATAACTTTCTTGTCTCTAATCTCTCAGAGCTGGTTGTCCGACAGCGGCCGTCTAAGTTCCCCTTCTGCGACATCTGCAAGCTTGTGAATCGCAAGCATCGCGAGGCGGCGTCCAAATGTCTCGACTGTAACAAACTATTATGTAAAACCTGCGTTGACCTTCACAGAGAGACGAAGGTCACAAAGAATCATAGTATTTTCGACTGCGAGATTGAGAAGGACATTGAATGCAAAGAGCATAAAGATGAAGCCGTACGCTTTTACTGCGAGCCTTGTGACGCATGTATATGTGTCCTGTGTACCTTTAACGAGCACAAGGACCACGAAATCACGTCTTTCACTGACGCCGTGGTCAAGTATAAAGAGAATATCCAAACTTTGTTGGACAGTTGCAAATCTAAAATTGATGTATACGATACGCAACTCATCACCCTCGCCAAATGCGAAAGCCTCATCAAAGCCGCCGAGCAAAAGATTCGCGACACGGCTATTCAGTTCATTGCCGACGTGCGTTCCAGAGAGAAGGAGCTGATCGATGACCTGCACTCGCTGTATGGCGCCGAGCTTATGAAAAACGTGGACAAGCGCGATGAGCTTCAAGTGAACCTCGAGGGATTGAAGAGCACGTGCAGCTTGACAGAGATCGTGCTCAAAGGCAAGGACATTGAGTTACTGTTGCTAAAAAAGCAAGTGCAAGAAAAGTTGACCACGCTCGGCGGAATTGAGTTGGGCACGTTGCCAGATAGTGTGACGAAGGAGGTCACGTTCAATCCTGGTATGCTAGAGCTCGGAACCCTTGAGGATCATGGGACGCCAAGGCAAAGCGTCAACCGCACGCTTTCCATGCCGGGGACGATGCGGAAAGGACATCAAAGGTCGGCATGCGTGCAGACTGACAAAGAAGAGCCGCCCCCGAAACCTCGCAGGATTGACCAACAGATCCAGACGGAAGTAGAGGAGAAAGAAGAAGAATCGGAGGCCGAAAGTGTTTTTTCGAACCACGAAGAGAAGTCGACGGAAACGGAGTTGGTGGAAACCAGCGAAAAAGGCGTCAACACCCGCTCGCGAAGTCTTGTTCACTCTGTCCAGTCGAGTAGCTCCGCGGAAAACACTGTTGATGGTCAAAACGGAGTTCAGGAGTCGCCGACCTCCCCACAAGAACACCGTCGCCACCGACGCCGTCGTGAGAGGAGCCGCAACGAGGTATCAGGCCCAATGACGGCAACCATTACTAATGTTGTGCCACAGGTGCCGAGCAGCCGGGCCCCGGTGCTTTCTTATAGTAGTAGCATTGACGATAATTATTATTCACCGGACGGAGGTAATTCAAATAATACCACAGGTCAATATAAATCTTTTAGCGCATATCCACTAGATACCCCTGAAACCAATTTTGGTTTTTGA
- the LOC127836907 gene encoding E3 ubiquitin-protein ligase TRIM56-like isoform X2, translating to MTMSSYKEYKERKERRERELSQLSHEDSFEDEETWFRRRQDRERYHTTAVDSNTIKEIAASSGIMTTSAGSGKLAQEIHDEFLTCKICLEGYKSPKCLECLHTFCEQCIDNHVMSECTYKKYSDYREFTCPLCRKRTQLPIGGVKKLPDNFLVSNLSELVVRQRPSKFPFCDICKLVNRKHREAASKCLDCNKLLCKTCVDLHRETKVTKNHSIFDCEIEKDIECKEHKDEAVRFYCEPCDACICVLCTFNEHKDHEITSFTDAVVKYKENIQTLLDSCKSKIDVYDTQLITLAKCESLIKAAEQKIRDTAIQFIADVRSREKELIDDLHSLYGAELMKNVDKRDELQVNLEGLKSTCSLTEIVLKGKDIELLLLKKQVQEKLTTLGGIELGTLPDSVTKEVTFNPGMLELGTLEDHGTPRQSVNRTLSMPGTMRKGHQRSACVQTDKEEPPPKPRRIDQQIQTEVEEKEEESEAESVFSNHEEKSTETELVETSEKGVNTRSRSLVHSVQSSSSAENTVDGQNGVQESPTSPQEHRRHRRRRERSRNEVSGPMTATITNVVPQVPSSRAPVLSYSSSIDDNYYSPDGVKVRPRIKHENTP from the exons GTTTCGGCGGCGTCAGGACCGCGAACGCTATCACACTACAGCTGTAGATTCAAACACGATCAAGGAAATTGCAGCATCGTCCGGCATTATGACGACTTCCGCCGGAAGTGGAAAGCTCGCGCAGGAAATCCACGATGAGTTTCTGACGTGCAAGATCTGCCTCGAAGGCTATAAGAGTCCGAAGTGTCTAGAGTGCCTTCACACGTTCTGCGAGCAATGCATCGACAACCACGTGATGTCCGAGTGCACGTACAAGAAGTACAGCGACTACCGTGAGTTCACGTGCCCACTGTGCCGGAAGAGGACCCAGCTTCCCATCGGCGGAGTTAAGAAACTCCCGGATAACTTTCTTGTCTCTAATCTCTCAGAGCTGGTTGTCCGACAGCGGCCGTCTAAGTTCCCCTTCTGCGACATCTGCAAGCTTGTGAATCGCAAGCATCGCGAGGCGGCGTCCAAATGTCTCGACTGTAACAAACTATTATGTAAAACCTGCGTTGACCTTCACAGAGAGACGAAGGTCACAAAGAATCATAGTATTTTCGACTGCGAGATTGAGAAGGACATTGAATGCAAAGAGCATAAAGATGAAGCCGTACGCTTTTACTGCGAGCCTTGTGACGCATGTATATGTGTCCTGTGTACCTTTAACGAGCACAAGGACCACGAAATCACGTCTTTCACTGACGCCGTGGTCAAGTATAAAGAGAATATCCAAACTTTGTTGGACAGTTGCAAATCTAAAATTGATGTATACGATACGCAACTCATCACCCTCGCCAAATGCGAAAGCCTCATCAAAGCCGCCGAGCAAAAGATTCGCGACACGGCTATTCAGTTCATTGCCGACGTGCGTTCCAGAGAGAAGGAGCTGATCGATGACCTGCACTCGCTGTATGGCGCCGAGCTTATGAAAAACGTGGACAAGCGCGATGAGCTTCAAGTGAACCTCGAGGGATTGAAGAGCACGTGCAGCTTGACAGAGATCGTGCTCAAAGGCAAGGACATTGAGTTACTGTTGCTAAAAAAGCAAGTGCAAGAAAAGTTGACCACGCTCGGCGGAATTGAGTTGGGCACGTTGCCAGATAGTGTGACGAAGGAGGTCACGTTCAATCCTGGTATGCTAGAGCTCGGAACCCTTGAGGATCATGGGACGCCAAGGCAAAGCGTCAACCGCACGCTTTCCATGCCGGGGACGATGCGGAAAGGACATCAAAGGTCGGCATGCGTGCAGACTGACAAAGAAGAGCCGCCCCCGAAACCTCGCAGGATTGACCAACAGATCCAGACGGAAGTAGAGGAGAAAGAAGAAGAATCGGAGGCCGAAAGTGTTTTTTCGAACCACGAAGAGAAGTCGACGGAAACGGAGTTGGTGGAAACCAGCGAAAAAGGCGTCAACACCCGCTCGCGAAGTCTTGTTCACTCTGTCCAGTCGAGTAGCTCCGCGGAAAACACTGTTGATGGTCAAAACGGAGTTCAGGAGTCGCCGACCTCCCCACAAGAACACCGTCGCCACCGACGCCGTCGTGAGAGGAGCCGCAACGAGGTATCAGGCCCAATGACGGCAACCATTACTAATGTTGTGCCACAGGTGCCGAGCAGCCGGGCCCCGGTGCTTTCTTATAGTAGTAGCATTGACGATAATTATTATTCACCGGACGGAG TCAAAGTGCGTCCTCGAATAAAACATGAAAACACACCATAA
- the LOC127836907 gene encoding E3 ubiquitin-protein ligase TRIM56-like isoform X5, whose product MTMSSYKEYKERKERRERELSQLSHEDSFEDEETWFRRRQDRERYHTTAVDSNTIKEIAASSGIMTTSAGSGKLAQEIHDEFLTCKICLEGYKSPKCLECLHTFCEQCIDNHVMSECTYKKYSDYREFTCPLCRKRTQLPIGGVKKLPDNFLVSNLSELVVRQRPSKFPFCDICKLVNRKHREAASKCLDCNKLLCKTCVDLHRETKVTKNHSIFDCEIEKDIECKEHKDEAVRFYCEPCDACICVLCTFNEHKDHEITSFTDAVVKYKENIQTLLDSCKSKIDVYDTQLITLAKCESLIKAAEQKIRDTAIQFIADVRSREKELIDDLHSLYGAELMKNVDKRDELQVNLEGLKSTCSLTEIVLKGKDIELLLLKKQVQEKLTTLGGIELGTLPDSVTKEVTFNPGMLELGTLEDHGTPRQSVNRTLSMPGTMRKGHQRSACVQTDKEEPPPKPRRIDQQIQTEVEEKEEESEAESVFSNHEEKSTETELVETSEKGVNTRSRSLVHSVQSSSSAENTVDGQNGVQESPTSPQEHRRHRRRRERSRNETSPSPQIELRPSLTSTSEVHIPRYSKSSFTALRMP is encoded by the exons GTTTCGGCGGCGTCAGGACCGCGAACGCTATCACACTACAGCTGTAGATTCAAACACGATCAAGGAAATTGCAGCATCGTCCGGCATTATGACGACTTCCGCCGGAAGTGGAAAGCTCGCGCAGGAAATCCACGATGAGTTTCTGACGTGCAAGATCTGCCTCGAAGGCTATAAGAGTCCGAAGTGTCTAGAGTGCCTTCACACGTTCTGCGAGCAATGCATCGACAACCACGTGATGTCCGAGTGCACGTACAAGAAGTACAGCGACTACCGTGAGTTCACGTGCCCACTGTGCCGGAAGAGGACCCAGCTTCCCATCGGCGGAGTTAAGAAACTCCCGGATAACTTTCTTGTCTCTAATCTCTCAGAGCTGGTTGTCCGACAGCGGCCGTCTAAGTTCCCCTTCTGCGACATCTGCAAGCTTGTGAATCGCAAGCATCGCGAGGCGGCGTCCAAATGTCTCGACTGTAACAAACTATTATGTAAAACCTGCGTTGACCTTCACAGAGAGACGAAGGTCACAAAGAATCATAGTATTTTCGACTGCGAGATTGAGAAGGACATTGAATGCAAAGAGCATAAAGATGAAGCCGTACGCTTTTACTGCGAGCCTTGTGACGCATGTATATGTGTCCTGTGTACCTTTAACGAGCACAAGGACCACGAAATCACGTCTTTCACTGACGCCGTGGTCAAGTATAAAGAGAATATCCAAACTTTGTTGGACAGTTGCAAATCTAAAATTGATGTATACGATACGCAACTCATCACCCTCGCCAAATGCGAAAGCCTCATCAAAGCCGCCGAGCAAAAGATTCGCGACACGGCTATTCAGTTCATTGCCGACGTGCGTTCCAGAGAGAAGGAGCTGATCGATGACCTGCACTCGCTGTATGGCGCCGAGCTTATGAAAAACGTGGACAAGCGCGATGAGCTTCAAGTGAACCTCGAGGGATTGAAGAGCACGTGCAGCTTGACAGAGATCGTGCTCAAAGGCAAGGACATTGAGTTACTGTTGCTAAAAAAGCAAGTGCAAGAAAAGTTGACCACGCTCGGCGGAATTGAGTTGGGCACGTTGCCAGATAGTGTGACGAAGGAGGTCACGTTCAATCCTGGTATGCTAGAGCTCGGAACCCTTGAGGATCATGGGACGCCAAGGCAAAGCGTCAACCGCACGCTTTCCATGCCGGGGACGATGCGGAAAGGACATCAAAGGTCGGCATGCGTGCAGACTGACAAAGAAGAGCCGCCCCCGAAACCTCGCAGGATTGACCAACAGATCCAGACGGAAGTAGAGGAGAAAGAAGAAGAATCGGAGGCCGAAAGTGTTTTTTCGAACCACGAAGAGAAGTCGACGGAAACGGAGTTGGTGGAAACCAGCGAAAAAGGCGTCAACACCCGCTCGCGAAGTCTTGTTCACTCTGTCCAGTCGAGTAGCTCCGCGGAAAACACTGTTGATGGTCAAAACGGAGTTCAGGAGTCGCCGACCTCCCCACAAGAACACCGTCGCCACCGACGCCGTCGTGAGAGGAGCCGCAACGAG ACAAGCCCAAGTCCTCAGATAGAGCTACGACCGTCGCTTACTTCCACTTCGGAGGTTCATATTCCTAGATACTCCAAGAGTTCTTTTACAGCACTGCGCATGCCCTGA
- the LOC127836907 gene encoding E3 ubiquitin-protein ligase TRIM56-like isoform X6, with amino-acid sequence MTMSSYKEYKERKERRERELSQLSHEDSFEDEETWFRRRQDRERYHTTAVDSNTIKEIAASSGIMTTSAGSGKLAQEIHDEFLTCKICLEGYKSPKCLECLHTFCEQCIDNHVMSECTYKKYSDYREFTCPLCRKRTQLPIGGVKKLPDNFLVSNLSELVVRQRPSKFPFCDICKLVNRKHREAASKCLDCNKLLCKTCVDLHRETKVTKNHSIFDCEIEKDIECKEHKDEAVRFYCEPCDACICVLCTFNEHKDHEITSFTDAVVKYKENIQTLLDSCKSKIDVYDTQLITLAKCESLIKAAEQKIRDTAIQFIADVRSREKELIDDLHSLYGAELMKNVDKRDELQVNLEGLKSTCSLTEIVLKGKDIELLLLKKQVQEKLTTLGGIELGTLPDSVTKEVTFNPGMLELGTLEDHGTPRQSVNRTLSMPGTMRKGHQRSACVQTDKEEPPPKPRRIDQQIQTEVEEKEEESEAESVFSNHEEKSTETELVETSEKGVNTRSRSLVHSVQSSSSAENTVDGQNGVQESPTSPQEHRRHRRRRERSRNESKCVLE; translated from the exons GTTTCGGCGGCGTCAGGACCGCGAACGCTATCACACTACAGCTGTAGATTCAAACACGATCAAGGAAATTGCAGCATCGTCCGGCATTATGACGACTTCCGCCGGAAGTGGAAAGCTCGCGCAGGAAATCCACGATGAGTTTCTGACGTGCAAGATCTGCCTCGAAGGCTATAAGAGTCCGAAGTGTCTAGAGTGCCTTCACACGTTCTGCGAGCAATGCATCGACAACCACGTGATGTCCGAGTGCACGTACAAGAAGTACAGCGACTACCGTGAGTTCACGTGCCCACTGTGCCGGAAGAGGACCCAGCTTCCCATCGGCGGAGTTAAGAAACTCCCGGATAACTTTCTTGTCTCTAATCTCTCAGAGCTGGTTGTCCGACAGCGGCCGTCTAAGTTCCCCTTCTGCGACATCTGCAAGCTTGTGAATCGCAAGCATCGCGAGGCGGCGTCCAAATGTCTCGACTGTAACAAACTATTATGTAAAACCTGCGTTGACCTTCACAGAGAGACGAAGGTCACAAAGAATCATAGTATTTTCGACTGCGAGATTGAGAAGGACATTGAATGCAAAGAGCATAAAGATGAAGCCGTACGCTTTTACTGCGAGCCTTGTGACGCATGTATATGTGTCCTGTGTACCTTTAACGAGCACAAGGACCACGAAATCACGTCTTTCACTGACGCCGTGGTCAAGTATAAAGAGAATATCCAAACTTTGTTGGACAGTTGCAAATCTAAAATTGATGTATACGATACGCAACTCATCACCCTCGCCAAATGCGAAAGCCTCATCAAAGCCGCCGAGCAAAAGATTCGCGACACGGCTATTCAGTTCATTGCCGACGTGCGTTCCAGAGAGAAGGAGCTGATCGATGACCTGCACTCGCTGTATGGCGCCGAGCTTATGAAAAACGTGGACAAGCGCGATGAGCTTCAAGTGAACCTCGAGGGATTGAAGAGCACGTGCAGCTTGACAGAGATCGTGCTCAAAGGCAAGGACATTGAGTTACTGTTGCTAAAAAAGCAAGTGCAAGAAAAGTTGACCACGCTCGGCGGAATTGAGTTGGGCACGTTGCCAGATAGTGTGACGAAGGAGGTCACGTTCAATCCTGGTATGCTAGAGCTCGGAACCCTTGAGGATCATGGGACGCCAAGGCAAAGCGTCAACCGCACGCTTTCCATGCCGGGGACGATGCGGAAAGGACATCAAAGGTCGGCATGCGTGCAGACTGACAAAGAAGAGCCGCCCCCGAAACCTCGCAGGATTGACCAACAGATCCAGACGGAAGTAGAGGAGAAAGAAGAAGAATCGGAGGCCGAAAGTGTTTTTTCGAACCACGAAGAGAAGTCGACGGAAACGGAGTTGGTGGAAACCAGCGAAAAAGGCGTCAACACCCGCTCGCGAAGTCTTGTTCACTCTGTCCAGTCGAGTAGCTCCGCGGAAAACACTGTTGATGGTCAAAACGGAGTTCAGGAGTCGCCGACCTCCCCACAAGAACACCGTCGCCACCGACGCCGTCGTGAGAGGAGCCGCAACGAG TCAAAGTGCGTCCTCGAATAA
- the LOC127836907 gene encoding E3 ubiquitin-protein ligase TRIM56-like isoform X3 has translation MDDSQIITDKVSKARFRRRQDRERYHTTAVDSNTIKEIAASSGIMTTSAGSGKLAQEIHDEFLTCKICLEGYKSPKCLECLHTFCEQCIDNHVMSECTYKKYSDYREFTCPLCRKRTQLPIGGVKKLPDNFLVSNLSELVVRQRPSKFPFCDICKLVNRKHREAASKCLDCNKLLCKTCVDLHRETKVTKNHSIFDCEIEKDIECKEHKDEAVRFYCEPCDACICVLCTFNEHKDHEITSFTDAVVKYKENIQTLLDSCKSKIDVYDTQLITLAKCESLIKAAEQKIRDTAIQFIADVRSREKELIDDLHSLYGAELMKNVDKRDELQVNLEGLKSTCSLTEIVLKGKDIELLLLKKQVQEKLTTLGGIELGTLPDSVTKEVTFNPGMLELGTLEDHGTPRQSVNRTLSMPGTMRKGHQRSACVQTDKEEPPPKPRRIDQQIQTEVEEKEEESEAESVFSNHEEKSTETELVETSEKGVNTRSRSLVHSVQSSSSAENTVDGQNGVQESPTSPQEHRRHRRRRERSRNEVSGPMTATITNVVPQVPSSRAPVLSYSSSIDDNYYSPDGGNSNNTTGQYKSFSAYPLDTPETNFGF, from the coding sequence GTTTCGGCGGCGTCAGGACCGCGAACGCTATCACACTACAGCTGTAGATTCAAACACGATCAAGGAAATTGCAGCATCGTCCGGCATTATGACGACTTCCGCCGGAAGTGGAAAGCTCGCGCAGGAAATCCACGATGAGTTTCTGACGTGCAAGATCTGCCTCGAAGGCTATAAGAGTCCGAAGTGTCTAGAGTGCCTTCACACGTTCTGCGAGCAATGCATCGACAACCACGTGATGTCCGAGTGCACGTACAAGAAGTACAGCGACTACCGTGAGTTCACGTGCCCACTGTGCCGGAAGAGGACCCAGCTTCCCATCGGCGGAGTTAAGAAACTCCCGGATAACTTTCTTGTCTCTAATCTCTCAGAGCTGGTTGTCCGACAGCGGCCGTCTAAGTTCCCCTTCTGCGACATCTGCAAGCTTGTGAATCGCAAGCATCGCGAGGCGGCGTCCAAATGTCTCGACTGTAACAAACTATTATGTAAAACCTGCGTTGACCTTCACAGAGAGACGAAGGTCACAAAGAATCATAGTATTTTCGACTGCGAGATTGAGAAGGACATTGAATGCAAAGAGCATAAAGATGAAGCCGTACGCTTTTACTGCGAGCCTTGTGACGCATGTATATGTGTCCTGTGTACCTTTAACGAGCACAAGGACCACGAAATCACGTCTTTCACTGACGCCGTGGTCAAGTATAAAGAGAATATCCAAACTTTGTTGGACAGTTGCAAATCTAAAATTGATGTATACGATACGCAACTCATCACCCTCGCCAAATGCGAAAGCCTCATCAAAGCCGCCGAGCAAAAGATTCGCGACACGGCTATTCAGTTCATTGCCGACGTGCGTTCCAGAGAGAAGGAGCTGATCGATGACCTGCACTCGCTGTATGGCGCCGAGCTTATGAAAAACGTGGACAAGCGCGATGAGCTTCAAGTGAACCTCGAGGGATTGAAGAGCACGTGCAGCTTGACAGAGATCGTGCTCAAAGGCAAGGACATTGAGTTACTGTTGCTAAAAAAGCAAGTGCAAGAAAAGTTGACCACGCTCGGCGGAATTGAGTTGGGCACGTTGCCAGATAGTGTGACGAAGGAGGTCACGTTCAATCCTGGTATGCTAGAGCTCGGAACCCTTGAGGATCATGGGACGCCAAGGCAAAGCGTCAACCGCACGCTTTCCATGCCGGGGACGATGCGGAAAGGACATCAAAGGTCGGCATGCGTGCAGACTGACAAAGAAGAGCCGCCCCCGAAACCTCGCAGGATTGACCAACAGATCCAGACGGAAGTAGAGGAGAAAGAAGAAGAATCGGAGGCCGAAAGTGTTTTTTCGAACCACGAAGAGAAGTCGACGGAAACGGAGTTGGTGGAAACCAGCGAAAAAGGCGTCAACACCCGCTCGCGAAGTCTTGTTCACTCTGTCCAGTCGAGTAGCTCCGCGGAAAACACTGTTGATGGTCAAAACGGAGTTCAGGAGTCGCCGACCTCCCCACAAGAACACCGTCGCCACCGACGCCGTCGTGAGAGGAGCCGCAACGAGGTATCAGGCCCAATGACGGCAACCATTACTAATGTTGTGCCACAGGTGCCGAGCAGCCGGGCCCCGGTGCTTTCTTATAGTAGTAGCATTGACGATAATTATTATTCACCGGACGGAGGTAATTCAAATAATACCACAGGTCAATATAAATCTTTTAGCGCATATCCACTAGATACCCCTGAAACCAATTTTGGTTTTTGA
- the LOC127836907 gene encoding E3 ubiquitin-protein ligase TRIM56-like isoform X1, with translation MTMSSYKEYKERKERRERELSQLSHEDSFEDEETWFRRRQDRERYHTTAVDSNTIKEIAASSGIMTTSAGSGKLAQEIHDEFLTCKICLEGYKSPKCLECLHTFCEQCIDNHVMSECTYKKYSDYREFTCPLCRKRTQLPIGGVKKLPDNFLVSNLSELVVRQRPSKFPFCDICKLVNRKHREAASKCLDCNKLLCKTCVDLHRETKVTKNHSIFDCEIEKDIECKEHKDEAVRFYCEPCDACICVLCTFNEHKDHEITSFTDAVVKYKENIQTLLDSCKSKIDVYDTQLITLAKCESLIKAAEQKIRDTAIQFIADVRSREKELIDDLHSLYGAELMKNVDKRDELQVNLEGLKSTCSLTEIVLKGKDIELLLLKKQVQEKLTTLGGIELGTLPDSVTKEVTFNPGMLELGTLEDHGTPRQSVNRTLSMPGTMRKGHQRSACVQTDKEEPPPKPRRIDQQIQTEVEEKEEESEAESVFSNHEEKSTETELVETSEKGVNTRSRSLVHSVQSSSSAENTVDGQNGVQESPTSPQEHRRHRRRRERSRNEVSGPMTATITNVVPQVPSSRAPVLSYSSSIDDNYYSPDGGNSNNTTGQYKSFSAYPLDTPETNFGF, from the coding sequence GTTTCGGCGGCGTCAGGACCGCGAACGCTATCACACTACAGCTGTAGATTCAAACACGATCAAGGAAATTGCAGCATCGTCCGGCATTATGACGACTTCCGCCGGAAGTGGAAAGCTCGCGCAGGAAATCCACGATGAGTTTCTGACGTGCAAGATCTGCCTCGAAGGCTATAAGAGTCCGAAGTGTCTAGAGTGCCTTCACACGTTCTGCGAGCAATGCATCGACAACCACGTGATGTCCGAGTGCACGTACAAGAAGTACAGCGACTACCGTGAGTTCACGTGCCCACTGTGCCGGAAGAGGACCCAGCTTCCCATCGGCGGAGTTAAGAAACTCCCGGATAACTTTCTTGTCTCTAATCTCTCAGAGCTGGTTGTCCGACAGCGGCCGTCTAAGTTCCCCTTCTGCGACATCTGCAAGCTTGTGAATCGCAAGCATCGCGAGGCGGCGTCCAAATGTCTCGACTGTAACAAACTATTATGTAAAACCTGCGTTGACCTTCACAGAGAGACGAAGGTCACAAAGAATCATAGTATTTTCGACTGCGAGATTGAGAAGGACATTGAATGCAAAGAGCATAAAGATGAAGCCGTACGCTTTTACTGCGAGCCTTGTGACGCATGTATATGTGTCCTGTGTACCTTTAACGAGCACAAGGACCACGAAATCACGTCTTTCACTGACGCCGTGGTCAAGTATAAAGAGAATATCCAAACTTTGTTGGACAGTTGCAAATCTAAAATTGATGTATACGATACGCAACTCATCACCCTCGCCAAATGCGAAAGCCTCATCAAAGCCGCCGAGCAAAAGATTCGCGACACGGCTATTCAGTTCATTGCCGACGTGCGTTCCAGAGAGAAGGAGCTGATCGATGACCTGCACTCGCTGTATGGCGCCGAGCTTATGAAAAACGTGGACAAGCGCGATGAGCTTCAAGTGAACCTCGAGGGATTGAAGAGCACGTGCAGCTTGACAGAGATCGTGCTCAAAGGCAAGGACATTGAGTTACTGTTGCTAAAAAAGCAAGTGCAAGAAAAGTTGACCACGCTCGGCGGAATTGAGTTGGGCACGTTGCCAGATAGTGTGACGAAGGAGGTCACGTTCAATCCTGGTATGCTAGAGCTCGGAACCCTTGAGGATCATGGGACGCCAAGGCAAAGCGTCAACCGCACGCTTTCCATGCCGGGGACGATGCGGAAAGGACATCAAAGGTCGGCATGCGTGCAGACTGACAAAGAAGAGCCGCCCCCGAAACCTCGCAGGATTGACCAACAGATCCAGACGGAAGTAGAGGAGAAAGAAGAAGAATCGGAGGCCGAAAGTGTTTTTTCGAACCACGAAGAGAAGTCGACGGAAACGGAGTTGGTGGAAACCAGCGAAAAAGGCGTCAACACCCGCTCGCGAAGTCTTGTTCACTCTGTCCAGTCGAGTAGCTCCGCGGAAAACACTGTTGATGGTCAAAACGGAGTTCAGGAGTCGCCGACCTCCCCACAAGAACACCGTCGCCACCGACGCCGTCGTGAGAGGAGCCGCAACGAGGTATCAGGCCCAATGACGGCAACCATTACTAATGTTGTGCCACAGGTGCCGAGCAGCCGGGCCCCGGTGCTTTCTTATAGTAGTAGCATTGACGATAATTATTATTCACCGGACGGAGGTAATTCAAATAATACCACAGGTCAATATAAATCTTTTAGCGCATATCCACTAGATACCCCTGAAACCAATTTTGGTTTTTGA